Proteins from one Nakamurella multipartita DSM 44233 genomic window:
- a CDS encoding ABC transporter permease, whose translation MSQTNTTKTAAPQPSAAPAVAARPSGWGGFVSLSTAMFKGFYRDWLSVSFSVLFPLFFIVIFGTVFSGGSSSAPKVIEVGDVAVIDSLPEPARAALEQAVAITPGTDLAAALDEVRKGDAGAAIEQQGDTLIVHYSSADQVTAASVQGIFNAFVNEANISASGVPPTYTLQTQQVEDESLKPIQFIAPGMIGYGIAIGAVFGAAMTLITWREKKLLRRLRLAPVSTATVVTSRVVVSVAVALAQLVLFVGISVLPFLGLQLSGAWYMAFPLVIAGTLAFLAIGLFVGSVAKTVEGGSGLANLITLPMAFLSGAFVPLESAPAWLATIGRFLPMTYLVEGMKDVMVRGEGPQAALLPIGILLLFAAVVTFIATRFFRWDAA comes from the coding sequence ATGAGCCAGACCAACACCACCAAGACCGCCGCGCCGCAGCCCTCCGCCGCGCCCGCGGTCGCCGCGCGGCCCTCCGGCTGGGGCGGTTTCGTCAGCCTGTCCACGGCGATGTTCAAGGGCTTCTACCGGGACTGGCTCAGCGTCAGCTTCTCGGTGCTGTTCCCGCTGTTCTTCATCGTCATCTTCGGCACGGTCTTCAGCGGCGGTTCGTCGTCGGCGCCCAAGGTCATCGAGGTCGGCGACGTCGCGGTGATCGATTCGCTGCCCGAGCCGGCCCGGGCCGCCCTGGAGCAGGCCGTGGCCATCACTCCGGGCACCGACCTGGCCGCCGCGCTCGACGAGGTCCGCAAGGGCGACGCCGGCGCGGCCATCGAACAGCAGGGCGACACGCTGATCGTGCACTACTCCTCGGCCGACCAGGTCACCGCCGCCTCGGTGCAGGGCATCTTCAACGCCTTCGTCAACGAGGCCAACATCAGCGCGTCCGGGGTGCCGCCGACCTACACGCTGCAGACCCAGCAGGTCGAGGACGAATCACTCAAACCCATCCAGTTCATCGCCCCGGGCATGATCGGCTACGGCATCGCCATCGGCGCGGTGTTCGGCGCGGCCATGACGCTGATCACCTGGCGGGAGAAGAAGCTGCTGCGGCGGCTGCGGCTGGCGCCGGTGTCCACGGCGACCGTGGTGACCTCCCGGGTGGTGGTCTCGGTGGCGGTGGCCCTGGCCCAGCTGGTGCTGTTCGTGGGGATCTCGGTGCTGCCGTTCCTGGGCCTGCAGCTCTCCGGCGCCTGGTACATGGCGTTCCCGCTGGTGATCGCCGGCACTCTGGCGTTCCTGGCCATCGGCCTGTTCGTCGGCTCGGTGGCCAAGACGGTCGAGGGTGGCAGCGGCCTGGCCAACCTGATCACCCTGCCGATGGCGTTCCTGTCCGGCGCGTTCGTGCCGTTGGAGTCGGCGCCGGCCTGGCTGGCCACCATCGGGCGCTTCCTGCCGATGACCTACCTGGTCGAGGGCATGAAGGACGTCATGGTACGCGGTGAGGGACCGCAGGCGGCCCTGCTGCCGATCGGCATCCTGCTGCTGTTTGCGGCCGTCGTGACGTTCATCGCCACCCGGTTCTTCCGCTGGGACGCGGCCTGA
- the meaB gene encoding methylmalonyl Co-A mutase-associated GTPase MeaB — MHDGPASGAGRIEELIAAAARGSVRATARLITLIESGEDRAAAVSAALVGRPRRARLLGVTGPPGVGKSTLVTAFIGRYRARGARVAVLAVDPSSPFSGGALLGDRVRMGEHSTDPGVYIRSMSSRGELGGLSAATAGAADLLAAVGFDVVIVETVGVGQNEVAVLRLADTVLLVLAPGLGDGVQAAKAGILEIADVLVVNKADRDGVATTVRDLRSMIALGRSGQAGGAAWRVPVLTTIAAGSPAGGGPVGLDELVAAVDAHREHLAEHPGPQRRAVRRAQAAVEAIALRRLQESLHAPAGRDLLAAAAAQVADGTVDPHAAAARVLRMLTTGG, encoded by the coding sequence ATGCATGACGGGCCCGCTTCCGGCGCGGGTCGGATCGAGGAACTGATCGCCGCTGCCGCCCGCGGCTCGGTGCGCGCCACGGCCCGGCTGATCACCCTGATCGAGTCGGGCGAGGATCGGGCCGCCGCGGTGTCCGCGGCGCTGGTCGGACGGCCGCGCCGGGCCCGGTTGCTGGGCGTCACCGGGCCGCCGGGGGTGGGCAAATCCACCCTGGTCACCGCGTTCATCGGCCGCTACCGGGCCCGCGGGGCCCGGGTCGCGGTGCTGGCCGTCGATCCGTCCAGCCCGTTCTCCGGCGGTGCGCTGCTCGGCGACCGGGTCCGGATGGGCGAGCACAGCACCGACCCGGGCGTCTACATCCGCTCGATGTCCAGCCGCGGCGAGCTCGGGGGGCTGTCGGCGGCGACCGCCGGGGCGGCCGACCTGCTCGCGGCCGTCGGGTTCGACGTCGTCATCGTCGAGACCGTCGGGGTCGGGCAGAACGAGGTCGCCGTGCTGCGCCTGGCCGACACCGTGCTGCTGGTGTTGGCGCCCGGCCTGGGCGACGGGGTGCAGGCGGCCAAGGCCGGCATCCTGGAGATTGCCGACGTGCTGGTGGTGAACAAGGCCGATCGGGACGGGGTGGCCACCACCGTGCGCGATCTGAGGTCGATGATCGCCCTGGGCCGGTCGGGTCAGGCCGGCGGCGCCGCCTGGCGAGTGCCGGTGCTGACCACCATCGCCGCCGGCTCGCCGGCGGGAGGCGGCCCGGTCGGGTTGGACGAGCTGGTCGCCGCGGTCGACGCCCACCGCGAGCATCTGGCGGAGCATCCCGGCCCGCAGCGGCGGGCGGTGCGCCGGGCCCAGGCCGCGGTCGAGGCGATCGCGCTGCGCCGGCTGCAGGAGTCGTTGCACGCCCCGGCCGGCCGCGATCTGCTGGCCGCGGCGGCCGCGCAGGTGGCCGACGGAACGGTCGACCCGCACGCGGCCGCCGCCCGGGTATTGCGGATGCTGACCACCGGCGGCTGA
- a CDS encoding ABC transporter ATP-binding protein — MAHTITTEHVVKRYGSVAAVDDVSLAVGEGEFFGILGPNGAGKTTLVEMMEGLRQPDSGTITLLGQPVWPRNTALLGRMGVQLQGSAFFERLTAREQLATFGSLYGMPAARVDEMLELVGLTDKASTRAEKLSGGQAQRLSIACSLVHDPDVVFLDEPSAALDPQARRNLWDVLRAINERGKTVVLTTHYMDEAEILCDRVAIMDGGKVLQLGPPADLVRDLDAPVRISVEAAALGQQQAAGLEGVESVSGDTGSTVISTRRPAPVLQALAGMDALAGLQVRGATLEDVFLQLTGREYRA, encoded by the coding sequence ATGGCGCACACGATCACCACGGAGCACGTGGTCAAACGCTATGGGTCGGTCGCGGCGGTCGACGACGTCTCGCTCGCGGTGGGGGAGGGCGAGTTCTTCGGCATCCTCGGGCCGAACGGGGCGGGCAAGACCACCCTGGTCGAGATGATGGAGGGGCTGCGGCAACCCGATTCGGGCACGATCACCCTGCTCGGCCAGCCGGTCTGGCCCCGCAACACCGCGTTGCTGGGCCGGATGGGGGTGCAGCTGCAGGGTTCGGCCTTCTTCGAGCGGCTGACCGCCCGGGAGCAGCTGGCCACCTTCGGCTCGCTGTACGGCATGCCGGCGGCCCGGGTCGACGAGATGCTCGAGCTGGTCGGCCTGACCGACAAGGCCTCGACCCGGGCCGAGAAGCTCTCCGGCGGGCAGGCCCAACGGCTGTCCATCGCCTGCTCGCTGGTGCACGACCCGGACGTGGTCTTCCTGGACGAGCCGTCGGCGGCCCTGGACCCGCAGGCCCGGCGCAACCTGTGGGACGTGCTGCGGGCGATCAACGAGCGCGGCAAGACGGTCGTGCTGACCACCCACTACATGGACGAGGCGGAGATCCTCTGCGACCGGGTGGCGATCATGGACGGCGGCAAGGTGCTGCAGCTGGGCCCGCCGGCCGACCTGGTCCGCGACCTGGACGCGCCGGTCCGCATCTCGGTGGAGGCCGCGGCGTTGGGTCAGCAGCAGGCGGCGGGCCTGGAGGGAGTCGAGTCGGTGTCCGGCGACACCGGCTCCACCGTCATCTCCACCCGGCGGCCGGCCCCGGTGCTGCAGGCCCTGGCCGGGATGGACGCGCTGGCCGGCCTGCAGGTCCGCGGCGCCACCCTGGAGGACGTCTTCCTGCAGCTCACCGGACGGGAGTACCGCGCATGA
- the mce gene encoding methylmalonyl-CoA epimerase, giving the protein MPVQPSAIDHVGIAVPDLDAAIAFYTDTLGGRLAHRETNPAQGVQEAMIEFGPGAQVQLLAPLGPDSTIAKFLDRNGPGLQQLALRVPDVQVAAQAARAAGVRTLYDEPRVGTAGSAINFLHPKDTGGVLVELVQPAPVMHSGHDAPGAASAESAHPSGTMVK; this is encoded by the coding sequence ATGCCTGTGCAGCCGTCCGCGATCGACCACGTCGGCATCGCCGTCCCCGACCTGGACGCGGCCATCGCCTTCTACACCGACACCCTCGGCGGCCGGCTCGCCCACCGGGAGACCAACCCGGCCCAGGGGGTGCAGGAGGCGATGATCGAGTTCGGCCCCGGCGCCCAGGTGCAGCTGCTCGCCCCGCTGGGCCCGGACTCCACGATCGCGAAATTCCTGGACCGCAACGGGCCCGGACTGCAGCAGCTCGCGCTGCGGGTGCCTGATGTGCAGGTGGCGGCGCAGGCGGCCCGCGCGGCCGGGGTCCGCACCCTGTACGACGAGCCGCGGGTGGGCACCGCGGGGTCGGCGATCAATTTCCTACATCCCAAGGACACCGGCGGGGTACTGGTGGAGCTGGTGCAACCGGCCCCGGTCATGCATTCCGGCCACGACGCACCGGGCGCTGCTTCCGCGGAGTCGGCGCACCCGAGTGGAACGATGGTGAAATGA